The DNA region GCATTCTGGCAGGAATTGCAGCACCATTAAAAGATAAGATCTAAGGATGATTTTAATTACTTCACAGACGTGAGGGTTCATGTTTTAATCGCACATAAAAGTTGAAGTCTGCAGGACGGCAGGAGAATTCAGTCAAAGTACCTCTGTATAGAAGCCAACCACAAATCTACTCCCAGATATAAAGCTGCCGAGTTATCATCACTCCCCttagaaagggaaaaaagtaGTCTAGAATCACAGTCTAAGCGGCTTAGGTCCGTACCCGAGAAATATCCTAACGGAAATAGACTGAAACCTGAGGGATATCAATATCGTTATCCTCCTCATCCTCACATGCCACAACAACATCCAAGTGTCGGCGGTAAGGAGGCACCTCGAGCTTTGCTACATCCCTCGCCAGATCGACTACCTTCTTATCCATCCGCTCCCTGTGCCTTGGGAACATCATGTTGTACAGCAGAGAACTTCCACACGAGATGCTGTAGGCGGTCAGTCCTTTGTCCTTGAGCCACTCCAGAAGCTCTTTCAGGGTTGGGTTGTTCTGGATGATCCACCGGTCCCAGACAGTCCAGCTCATGTCCCGGTGCTTTATCAGCTTGGGAGGAACAGGCTCGGCCATGGAGAAGAGAGGCAGAGCAAGGTTGGCAAACGTGTTGCGGTAGTCCTCTAACTTATGCCCCCCGTCCAGGACCTTATAAAGTTCAAGGCAGACAAGACCCGTGGCCATTGCTGTGGAAGTTGCGATAGCTGGGATGATCCTTCCAGCAATGAACTTGGCCTTCAGCTTGTCAACTTCTGGGATACTGTAATTCCTTGCCCTCATGTTGGCGAGCCCAGCTATCATGTCCATGTGGTAGTTTGTATCATCATCCTGCATTAACACATGACTCCCACTTACTAGACTGcaccatcatctctctaggaACAAGCAAAATTGTGCACGGGTTGCTATGCTCTTTCTTTTATAGTTTTCTGCGATATTTCTAAAAGTTGTTTTGCATTCCacgagagagaaaaataaaataaaaaccttTACATTCATATGACCAATCAAACTGAAGCGAAATAAGGTGGAAAGTACAATCATGATAGTGGTGAACATTTTCCGACTAAGATGTTCCCTAGAATAAAAGAGTCCGGGAGAAGAAACAATCTTAACAAGGGAAATGCTGGAAACAAAAACTGAAGAAACTTCTCCACATCCACAAACATGAGACACCCACAGGTCCAGCAACAGCAGACAAGGAATGTAATGGCTAAATTATACATACCTTCTCGAACTGAATTGGCTTCATTCTGAAACCGGGAGATAGGTTGCTACGGCAAAGCTCTAATTTCTTGATCAGTTCATTGATAACTGCAACGTCATCTACAGACGCAGTGGAGAGGCTAGTGGCCTTCTCATCCGTCAAAATTTTCGCATCTTTCTTTGGCTGGAATTCTGGAACCATCACAGAATCAACAGCTCCAGCCAATTTCTTAGGATTCTTAGCCCAATCAGGAATGGGAATTCCAAATGTTTCTGCTCTAAGAATGGACGCTGCCATTACAAAGTGAAGGTGACCAGGATCAGATGCCGAAAACTGGAGAGGATGAGGGAACCTCTTTGGAGCAGACCAGAAAGGAGCCCCGGTACTAGTTGCAGCATCTTCTGGGAAAGTATATATCAACTGCTTCACACGGTTTGAAAAATAATCCTCAAACCTGCTTGGAAGCAGGAGAGGGCCAGAGACTTGTCATCAGTAAACTTCTCTTAAATCTGAATATAAAAGACTGAATGACCATGGAAAAAATTGAATACTTACTTAAGACGAGCCCAGGTTATGCAATCTTCAAAAGTCTCACACCTCTCTCTGTCGAGGCACTCAAGGACACGTTCAAGGGTATCCCGAGCCTGAGCATCACCAGCATTGGTCATAGCATTAGCATATTCGGCTGGATTTGAAAGATACGCATTAACTTCAGTAGGAGTTTTCTCGAGTAAACCCTCAAACTCAGATCGGGCCCAAGTGAGACAGTGGTCAATATTGTGCGGGAATGAGTGCACAGTGCACATTGGCGCTTGTTTCTCTGGTGGGTCTCTTGAGGCACCATAGTTTTCAGTTAAGTGGGGAATAACCATCTGAGTGTTGCACTTGGCCCCCAGAGTTCCTGACTCGAGAAGTGGCTTCTGGAAATATAAGCATCTCTGGTCAACATAAAGCCTGGCATTGACATTGTCTAAAGCATTAATGACGACACTCAAATTTTCCCAGAAAGAGTCATCAAACACGTTTTCAGTCTCAGGACCAACACGATTCTGCAATGCCTCAATCTTAAGGCGAGGATTAATAGATGccgcagcagcagcagcaacagtGGATTTAGCTTGTCCTATATTCCAATCACGGAAGAGAAACTGCCTGCTGAGATTACTCTTCTCAATCACATCATCATCAGTGACAGTAAGCTTCCCTCGGTCACCACATGACACTCCCATCAGGGCTACATTCTTCAAAAATTCACAGCCTAATGCACCCGACCCTACGATAAATACTTTAGCATCCTCCAGCTTCTTTTGCAGCTTAGCCCCAAAGACAGAAATCTGTGCATCATAACGGCTATTCTGTGGACTATAATCCCTGGGGTCCAGTGGCTCGGTAGGCAGCGACTCCACTGAGTCAAAGTAGAAGAACTGCAGAGATATCCAAAGAAAAGCATTTACAAATATGAGTTCTTTATTTCAGTGTTCAATAACTTGATCACATGTTATGATATGCAGCAAACCAATCCAAAAAGAAGTCAAGCCACACAATATCACAAAAGACGATAACAGATTGACAAAAGGAGTCACCCCATGGAAAACTTTTATATAACATCTACAGAAAGATATAAAAGACGCACAAGTTTGGGCGACAATTTGAACAGCGCACTTGTAATGTATAGCCCCTTTAATAGCGCCAGGGGATACAATTAAAGATAGACGTGCCAAATCCCAATCACCTACAAATACATATTTAGTTGTTGGGATGATATTTTTACCTGGAACAGTGGATGGAACTTTCCCGAGCATGCCTTCACAACCTCTTGCCCAACAATTCCACCAAACATGGCAGCCATGGGATTTAGAACTGCCCTTGAACCAAATGCAAAGAGCCGCAGAAGTTTAGGATTGATATCTTCCAGTTTTGCATCTCCTGAGCTCTCATTGATATCGGAAGCAAAAGATATAAGCTTTTGGGCATCCTCTTCCGAGCCAGCAACAGGGTGACGCCCCAACTCAGCCACAAACTTATCTAGTGCTTGAAATGCCAGATGCAATAGTGGTGGGCGATCAAACTTAGAAAAGTCAGATAGAAGGAAATCGCCAGGATCTTTAAGCGCTTCTCTCAATGGCTTAAAGTTTAACACCTTAGACTGTTTCACCTGCGTAACAATGCCACCTTTCTCATAAGTACCATAATTTGTTGTATCCTGCTCGAGCATGAATGAGTATGGCCTTGCGCTCTTAATCTTTCTTGGTTTCCCATCATTCAATTCAGTCATCCCATGAACTTCAGAGAACACGACAAGATCCCCATCCTGAAATTCGAGCCTTTCATCATCAACGCATGACACCAGTGCTGGATTGTCATTGCTGATAGAAGCAATAATGCCTGTGTGTGGGTCCTCACCATCGACATCAAAAACTGTGAACTCAGGCCCAAAGTCGCAAAACACTGAGCCAAAGAGGCCTCTAACTTCAGATTTGATGAAAGCAATAGGAGGCTGGTGACTGTGGCAATAGTCATTGAACTCAATGGCATGCTCTAAATCAATATCGGTGAATGCAACAGCCTGCAACAATCAAACATAAGACATCAGGGAAAACACCAAACCAAAAGGCACATATCAATGACACCAAGTGATATGCCCTGGGTACTAACAGGTTATGCCATTATGGTTACTGCCTATTTGAGCTCTTGGCTCTTACAACATATGGTGACATTTAGTATGACATTAGTAACTATAGACACCAGGAGCCACCCAAAAGAAATACTGCATACCTGGAAGTCAGAGAGTTGTTCTTTAGTCAATTTTGTGGTTATGGTAGAAATGACCACCGCATTGTTGAGCTCCTGCAATTTCTGAACAGAAGCCAGTGCCCTATTCTTGCCTACATCATTCTCTGAGAAAATGAAATTGCTAGACAAATCCCATAATTCCACTGTTCCCTCATCATGCAAGGTCACGGACTTAACACCTGCAAGGACAAGGTTTTTGGCTGCAACGAGAAAAATGTGTCAAAGACACTTGAACACAGATGCCTATCAACTGATTTACAAAGCTATTGGCCAATTGCACAACATGAGAATGAACGATTTATACAATGAACTACAAATCAGTGAAGGACGAGTAAGTAGTACTATGGTTCAAATATCACAgatgttcaattttttttacagcAGTGATCCTAGTTTGATCAAGAACTTAAAGGCCGCCACAAGGTAGTACTCATCATCAGATAAGTATAACAAAAGGGGGGGAAAGCATAATATAATATGCAACAACTGACTCTAAGGTGACAAACCAGAGCGTTGCAAATGAAACAACCTCAAGTATATAATCTCTGATCAGATGATGAACACCCTAGCATCAGTTTGATTGCCAGATAAACGTAATATAGAGTGAGGACTCTTCACAGATTATCCATATGTTGGTTCTAAGGTGTGACATTAGAAACAAACGATTACTGCAAACGAAAAAACTTAACATTTACTCAGAGATGATCATCCTAGAACTAGTCTGATACGTAACATATCTATCTTTCCTGGATCGAGCAAAGTAAACCAAAGCAAAGATCGAGTCATCCAGTCTTATCTAGCTGGAGAATCCCAAAATAATACCACCTAATTTATGCTAATTATCACATCAAATCCTTAGATCATCATCATATCCTATCATCTATCAACAGATTCCCACCGCATCTTGCGACATAAACATCTAAGCAATGCTTCAAAAGGAAAGGATGCATCAGAATCACAAGATCAAGGTACGAGATCAAACTGATGCCAAGAAGAAAGCTTAAAACAGAGAGAGCTGAAGGTTTCGTGAGGTGTATACCAATTTCGGCGCCGAGCCCTTGCAACCCTGACACAAGGACATTGGAAGCAAAGAGCCGACGCATAGTCTCACGACCATACACAGCGAGCTGCCTGCTGTGGAGATCCTCATCGATTTCAGAAGGATTTGAGTCGCCAAGAGCCATGACGGGAGATTCACTGACtatgctgctgctgctgctgctgcttatATTGCTGTTGTTGTTGGTGTTACCGATGGGGATGCTGGAGTTACCAGTTTTGTTAGTAGCCCCGAAGCAACCGATCCGATACTTCTTCTGGAAGGACGCACCTGCAgctttgttttcttcttcttctacagCCACTCCTTCGCAGGCTCTCTTTCTAGGAAGCATATAGTGCAGTAAGCTGCTGAACAAGCCATGAAACCCCATCAGAGTCAACAAGACCAAAAGAAAACGCAAAAAAAGGGGGATGAGCTCGTCCGAGGTCGGCAAGCTCAGAAGATGAAAAATCAGGAACGATCGGTGCCAAAACCAGTAAACCTAGGGCCGAAGTCGAGGCAGAGACAGCTCGGCTCAGAAACTACAGCGGATTCCTGACCGATCGAAGAAGCAAAAGCAACAGAAAAGTAGAATCCAGAAGATCGAAAGGGAAGGAACGTACCGAGGAGGACTGAGCTAGAAGGATGGAATCCGTGGGGAACGGGGAAGGGATCGGGGCTGACGGAGAGGATTCTGggagtagagagagagagagagagagagagagaagagtaTGTGCACAGAGAGAACTTATAGGAGAAGTGAATGAACCCGAGCTAAGGAGTGAGGGGAGAGGAGGAGGGGTATTAATGGATTTGCATCTCTAGGGTTTTGGGATGGGAGGCCAGGTGAGGTGCTGCGTGTCGAGAAGGTCGGCCACCATCTCTCCCTTCCTcccttgttttgttttagacagagagagagagagggtatTTGGGGGCGGACGGAGAGTGAGAAGGGGAAATGATGCCTGATGAGGATAAGTCAGGTCAGTCAGTCTGTCTTAAAGAGGGATGAAGTGGGCCCCACCTGCACGAAACTGCACACCGTCTGATCATTTCGTGATCGGTGGGTGATGTATCGCCGTGGGACTCCCCGGCCTCCGATTAACCGCGGGTGGCAATGGGTGAACGCCGGAGTTCTGCCTTCCCCTCCACGAAAAATGTAGAAAACGTGAACTGTTTTTGGTGGGGGTGGGGGGCATTTGTGACTTTTCGCGGCAGTGGCTGCCAGTGCGTCTTACGTTCTCGAGAAAACCACCCGGCCCTCTTTAAatttctctctgtttttttttttgggcaaattacaaataaataaataaataaatttgtaaAAAGTTCCAGTTTTACTATAAATTTTACattgtaaccaaaaaaatacatattttaataatagtTTCAGATTTTGCCTCCATTAATATGCTGTTAAGATTTTCGTCTATTTGCCCACATGGACTTTATGGAACCCACCAATTTTGGACATCATTtgatcatctttttttttataaaaataacctaagttttcataaaagtctcaattttgttctaaattttgatttgtatttttaaaaacatacATGTCAACACtctattttggtccaccggctccaggaGATAACATCAACAGTATTTCTGATTACAACCCGGAAACTATTACAGAAGAAGACCTAGTAAACCCCAAGTTACTATTCACAGCTAAGTCAGCCATATGTTAATCGGACGGCGTCGAGGGCGATGCACGGAGGATTGCAACACAAGAAAAATTTGGAAATCGACAACCTAGCATGATCACAATGAGGATGGGCAAAATCGTTATTTATGACATCCATCTGTAGAAAGTAACCCGGCTGTAAATAGTAACCCGAGATTTTATGGGTCTTCTTCTGTAATGGTTTTCGGGTTGTAGTCAGGAATGTTGTTGATATTCTCTCTCATGGAGCCTGTGTAccaaaacggggtgctgacatgtatttttttaaaattacaaatcaaaatctagaacaaaactgagagttttataaaaatttaggttatttttgtaaagaaaagatGATATGATCAAATGATGTGCAAATTTGGTGGGTCCTATAAAGTCCATGTAGGTAAATAGACGGAAATCTTAACAAGATAGTAACATAGGCCAAATCCGAGACGATTAttaaaacatgtgatttttttgttacgaaataaaatttatgacaaaactgagaatttttacaaaatttagattttttttgtaatttaccttttttttcttcttttttttagcaTGCCTTGCACAAAATTAAACGTGagtttttcattaattttattatatatatataatagaatacGGAGAGTAAAttgttgaaaataataatttacattGCAATCAGTAGTATTATTTATTagccatatatataaaatatatataacattgaGGGAAATTTAATTTCACGACTAAtgtaagaaaaaaatacataaaaggAGAGAACACGATAtgcatacaaaatcaaaaatcaaaaagaaaatttccaaCCATGACATGATAAATTTGTATCTTCAAAATTATCGAGATTCATATGATGTTATATTGTATCTTATATTAACACAACCACATGCACAAAATTGGAGAACCCCTAATTTTTACAAAAACATATGTTTGcggaaaaaaagcaaaaagttGAAGAACTCGCATTCAAAAAT from Punica granatum isolate Tunisia-2019 chromosome 3, ASM765513v2, whole genome shotgun sequence includes:
- the LOC116201327 gene encoding ubiquitin-activating enzyme E1 1 isoform X1, which produces MGFHGLFSSLLHYMLPRKRACEGVAVEEEENKAAGASFQKKYRIGCFGATNKTGNSSIPIGNTNNNSNISSSSSSSIVSESPVMALGDSNPSEIDEDLHSRQLAVYGRETMRRLFASNVLVSGLQGLGAEIAKNLVLAGVKSVTLHDEGTVELWDLSSNFIFSENDVGKNRALASVQKLQELNNAVVISTITTKLTKEQLSDFQAVAFTDIDLEHAIEFNDYCHSHQPPIAFIKSEVRGLFGSVFCDFGPEFTVFDVDGEDPHTGIIASISNDNPALVSCVDDERLEFQDGDLVVFSEVHGMTELNDGKPRKIKSARPYSFMLEQDTTNYGTYEKGGIVTQVKQSKVLNFKPLREALKDPGDFLLSDFSKFDRPPLLHLAFQALDKFVAELGRHPVAGSEEDAQKLISFASDINESSGDAKLEDINPKLLRLFAFGSRAVLNPMAAMFGGIVGQEVVKACSGKFHPLFQFFYFDSVESLPTEPLDPRDYSPQNSRYDAQISVFGAKLQKKLEDAKVFIVGSGALGCEFLKNVALMGVSCGDRGKLTVTDDDVIEKSNLSRQFLFRDWNIGQAKSTVAAAAAASINPRLKIEALQNRVGPETENVFDDSFWENLSVVINALDNVNARLYVDQRCLYFQKPLLESGTLGAKCNTQMVIPHLTENYGASRDPPEKQAPMCTVHSFPHNIDHCLTWARSEFEGLLEKTPTEVNAYLSNPAEYANAMTNAGDAQARDTLERVLECLDRERCETFEDCITWARLKFEDYFSNRVKQLIYTFPEDAATSTGAPFWSAPKRFPHPLQFSASDPGHLHFVMAASILRAETFGIPIPDWAKNPKKLAGAVDSVMVPEFQPKKDAKILTDEKATSLSTASVDDVAVINELIKKLELCRSNLSPGFRMKPIQFEKDDDTNYHMDMIAGLANMRARNYSIPEVDKLKAKFIAGRIIPAIATSTAMATGLVCLELYKVLDGGHKLEDYRNTFANLALPLFSMAEPVPPKLIKHRDMSWTVWDRWIIQNNPTLKELLEWLKDKGLTAYSISCGSSLLYNMMFPRHRERMDKKVVDLARDVAKLEVPPYRRHLDVVVACEDEEDNDIDIPQVSVYFR
- the LOC116201327 gene encoding ubiquitin-activating enzyme E1 1 isoform X2; amino-acid sequence: MLPRKRACEGVAVEEEENKAAGASFQKKYRIGCFGATNKTGNSSIPIGNTNNNSNISSSSSSSIVSESPVMALGDSNPSEIDEDLHSRQLAVYGRETMRRLFASNVLVSGLQGLGAEIAKNLVLAGVKSVTLHDEGTVELWDLSSNFIFSENDVGKNRALASVQKLQELNNAVVISTITTKLTKEQLSDFQAVAFTDIDLEHAIEFNDYCHSHQPPIAFIKSEVRGLFGSVFCDFGPEFTVFDVDGEDPHTGIIASISNDNPALVSCVDDERLEFQDGDLVVFSEVHGMTELNDGKPRKIKSARPYSFMLEQDTTNYGTYEKGGIVTQVKQSKVLNFKPLREALKDPGDFLLSDFSKFDRPPLLHLAFQALDKFVAELGRHPVAGSEEDAQKLISFASDINESSGDAKLEDINPKLLRLFAFGSRAVLNPMAAMFGGIVGQEVVKACSGKFHPLFQFFYFDSVESLPTEPLDPRDYSPQNSRYDAQISVFGAKLQKKLEDAKVFIVGSGALGCEFLKNVALMGVSCGDRGKLTVTDDDVIEKSNLSRQFLFRDWNIGQAKSTVAAAAAASINPRLKIEALQNRVGPETENVFDDSFWENLSVVINALDNVNARLYVDQRCLYFQKPLLESGTLGAKCNTQMVIPHLTENYGASRDPPEKQAPMCTVHSFPHNIDHCLTWARSEFEGLLEKTPTEVNAYLSNPAEYANAMTNAGDAQARDTLERVLECLDRERCETFEDCITWARLNRFEDYFSNRVKQLIYTFPEDAATSTGAPFWSAPKRFPHPLQFSASDPGHLHFVMAASILRAETFGIPIPDWAKNPKKLAGAVDSVMVPEFQPKKDAKILTDEKATSLSTASVDDVAVINELIKKLELCRSNLSPGFRMKPIQFEKDDDTNYHMDMIAGLANMRARNYSIPEVDKLKAKFIAGRIIPAIATSTAMATGLVCLELYKVLDGGHKLEDYRNTFANLALPLFSMAEPVPPKLIKHRDMSWTVWDRWIIQNNPTLKELLEWLKDKGLTAYSISCGSSLLYNMMFPRHRERMDKKVVDLARDVAKLEVPPYRRHLDVVVACEDEEDNDIDIPQVSVYFR